One genomic segment of Helianthus annuus cultivar XRQ/B chromosome 14, HanXRQr2.0-SUNRISE, whole genome shotgun sequence includes these proteins:
- the LOC110905978 gene encoding uncharacterized protein LOC110905978 gives MPMMLPATVPPLERDLLLSAALVSLALFGASVSCADIKTVDVSTPKMFMGLKGQISRSIMETRKYVTIGERATATCFLSCFFTVSYWRRSMPSTIPQGFATDNQ, from the exons ATGCCCATGATGCTGCCGGCAACAGTACCGCCTTTGGAAAG GGACTTGCTACTGTCAGCTGCACTGGTATCATTAGCACTGTTTGGAGCTTCTGTGAGCTGTGCAGACATCAAAACAGTTGATGTTTCAACACCAAAAATGTTTATGGGTCTAAAA GGCCAAATCAGCAGATCAATAATGGAAACGAGAAAGTATGTTACCATTGGTGAGCGGGCAACTGCAACCTGTTTCCTTTCCTGTTTCTTCACCGTGAGTTATTGGCGCCGATCGATGCCGTCAACGATTCCTCAGGGTTTTGCCACCGATAATCAATGA